One stretch of Rattus norvegicus strain BN/NHsdMcwi chromosome 12, GRCr8, whole genome shotgun sequence DNA includes these proteins:
- the Git2 gene encoding ARF GTPase-activating protein GIT2 isoform X11 translates to MSKRLRSNDVCADCSGPDPSWASVNRGTLICDECCSVHRSLGRHISQVRHLKHTPWPPTLLQMVETLYSNGANSIWEHSLLDPASVMSGRRKANPQDKVHPNKAEFIRAKYQMLAFVHRLPCRDDDSVTAKDLSKQLHSSVRTGNLETCLRLLSLGAQANFFHPEKGSTPLHVASKAGQILQAELLAVYGADPGTHDSSGKTPVDYARQGGHRELAERLVEIQYELTDRLAFYLCGRKPDHKNGQHFIIPQMADSSLDLSELAKAAKKKLQSLSNHLFEELAMDVYDEVDRRETDAVWLATQNHSTLVTETTVVPFLPVNPEYSSTRNQGRQKLARFNAHEFATLVIDILSDAKRRQQGSPLSRSKDNVELILRTVSNQHSTESQDNDQPDYDSVASDEDTDVETRASRTNRQKLQTLQSENSSLRRQATASACQVQTASDHKDTVSHSSLKRRPSARGSRPMSMYETGSGQKPYLPMGEANHPEESRTRLQPFPTHASRLEKQNSTPESDYDNTAYDPEPDDTVSGRKGRQRSMLWQGDGPLPDTAEPHAVPSPALPSTEDVIRKTEQITKNIQELLRAAQENKHDSYIPCSERIHAAVTEMAALFPKKPKSDTVRTSLRLLTASAYRLQSECRKALPGDSSLPTDVQLVTQQVIQCAYDIAKAAKQLVTITTKENSS, encoded by the exons ATCTCCCAAGTCAGGCATCTTAAACACACACCATGGCCTCCAACCCTGCTTCAG ATGGTTGAGACCTTGTATAGCAATGGTGCTAATTCTATCTGGGAGCATTCTTTGCTGGACCCTGCTTCTGTTATGAGTGGGAGACGGAAAGCCAATCCACAGGATAAAGTCCA CCCCAATAAAGCAGAATTCATCAGAGCCAAGTATCAGATGTTAGCATTTGTACACAGATTGCCCTGCCGTGACGACGACAGTGTGACTGCCAAAGATCTTAGTAAG cAACTCCATTCAAGTGTGAGAACAGGGAATCTTGAGACCTGTCTGAGACTGTTGTCGTTAGGAGCCCAAGCCAACTTCTTCCATCCT GAAAAAGGAAGCACTCCACTCCACGTCGCCTCCAAAGCAGGACAGATCCTACAGGCTGAATTGCTGGCAGTGTACGGAGCTGACCCAGGCACACACGATTCTAGTGGGAAGACTCCTGTTGACTATGCAAG GCAAGGAGGACACCGTGAGCTGGCCGAACGCCTCGTAGAAATACAGTACGAGCTGACGGACAGGCTGGCCTTCTACCTCTGCGGCCGGAAACCAG ATCATAAAAACGGACAGCACTTTATAATCCCTCAGATGGCAGACAG CAGCCTGGATTTGTCTGAGTTGGCAAAAGCTGCCAAGAAGAAACTTCAGTCT CTAAGTAATCATTTGTTTGAAGAACTTGCCATGGATGTGTACGATGAAGTTGACAGACGAGAGACTGATGCAG TCTGGCTTGCCACGCAAAACCACAGCACCTTGGTAACTGAGACAACCGTCGTTCCCTTTCTTCCGGTCAACCCTGAGTACTCCTCGACACGAAACCAG GGCAGACAGAAATTAGCTCGGTTTAATGCCCATGAATTTGCTACACTGGTCATCGACATCCTCAGTGACGCCAAGAGGAGACAGCAAGGCAGTCCTCTCTCCAGGTCAAAAG ACAATGTGGAACTCATATTGAGAACAGTCAGTAACCAGCACAGCACTGAGAGCCAGGACAATGACCAGCCAGACTATGACAGCGTGGCCTCAGATGAAGACACAGACGTGGAGACCAGAGCAAGCAGGACAAACCGGCAGAAG CTTCAAACTCTACAGAGTGAGAACTCAAGCCTCAGGAGACAGGCCACAGCCAGTGCCTGTCAGGTCCAGACTGCCTCTGACCACAAAGACACTGTGAGCCACTCCTCCCTGAAGCGCCGGCCATCAGCCCGGGGCAGTAGACCCATGTCCATGTATGAGACTGGATCAGGCCAGAAACCATACCTCCCAATGGGAGAAGCCAACCACCCTGAAGAAAGCCGGACAAGACTTCAGCCCTTCCCCACTCAT GCCTCCAGGTTGGAGAAGCAGAACAGCACCCCAGAGAGCGATTATGACAACACTGCCTATGACCCTGAACCAGATGACACGGT GTCAGGCCGGAAGGGGCGGCAGCGGAGTATGCTCTGGCAAGGTGATGGCCCACTGCCAGACACAGCAGAGCCCCACGCGGTCCCCAGCCCCGCCCTCCCCAGCACAGAAGATGTCATCCGCAAGACTGAACAGAtcaccaaaaacatccaggagcTCCTCAGAGCAGCCCAGGAGAACAAGCATGACAG CTACATTCCCTGCTCAGAGAGGATACACGCCGCTGTGACCGAGATGGCAGCCCTGTTCCCCAAA AAACCTAAGTCTGACACGGTGAGGACTTCCCTCCGCCTACTAACGGCCAGTGCCTACCGGCTCCAGTCAGAGTGCAGAAAGGCTCTCCCAGGAGACTCGAGCTTGCCCACGGATGTGCAGCTGGTCACACAGCAGGTCATCCAGTGTGCCTATGACATTGCCAAGGCCGCCAAACAGCTGGTCACAATCACCACCAAAGAGAACAGCAGCTGA
- the Git2 gene encoding ARF GTPase-activating protein GIT2 isoform X1: MSKRLRSNDVCADCSGPDPSWASVNRGTLICDECCSVHRSLGRHISQVRHLKHTPWPPTLLQMVETLYSNGANSIWEHSLLDPASVMSGRRKANPQDKVHPNKAEFIRAKYQMLAFVHRLPCRDDDSVTAKDLSKQLHSSVRTGNLETCLRLLSLGAQANFFHPEKGSTPLHVASKAGQILQAELLAVYGADPGTHDSSGKTPVDYARQGGHRELAERLVEIQYELTDRLAFYLCGRKPDHKNGQHFIIPQMADSLDLSELAKAAKKKLQSLSNHLFEELAMDVYDEVDRRETDAVWLATQNHSTLVTETTVVPFLPVNPEYSSTRNQGRQKLARFNAHEFATLVIDILSDAKRRQQGSPLSRSKDNVELILRTVSNQHSTESQDNDQPDYDSVASDEDTDVETRASRTNRQKSLDSDLSDGPVTVQEFMEVKHALVASEAKRQQLMKVNNNLSGELRIMQKKLQTLQSENSSLRRQATASACQVQTASDHKDTVSHSSLKRRPSARGSRPMSMYETGSGQKPYLPMGEANHPEESRTRLQPFPTHIGRSALVTSSSSLPSFPSTLSWSRDESTRRASRLEKQNSTPESDYDNTAYDPEPDDTVSGRKGRQRSMLWQGDGPLPDTAEPHAVPSPALPSTEDVIRKTEQITKNIQELLRAAQENKHDSYIPCSERIHAAVTEMAALFPKKPKSDTVRTSLRLLTASAYRLQSECRKALPGDSSLPTDVQLVTQQVIQCAYDIAKAAKQLVTITTKENSS; encoded by the exons ATCTCCCAAGTCAGGCATCTTAAACACACACCATGGCCTCCAACCCTGCTTCAG ATGGTTGAGACCTTGTATAGCAATGGTGCTAATTCTATCTGGGAGCATTCTTTGCTGGACCCTGCTTCTGTTATGAGTGGGAGACGGAAAGCCAATCCACAGGATAAAGTCCA CCCCAATAAAGCAGAATTCATCAGAGCCAAGTATCAGATGTTAGCATTTGTACACAGATTGCCCTGCCGTGACGACGACAGTGTGACTGCCAAAGATCTTAGTAAG cAACTCCATTCAAGTGTGAGAACAGGGAATCTTGAGACCTGTCTGAGACTGTTGTCGTTAGGAGCCCAAGCCAACTTCTTCCATCCT GAAAAAGGAAGCACTCCACTCCACGTCGCCTCCAAAGCAGGACAGATCCTACAGGCTGAATTGCTGGCAGTGTACGGAGCTGACCCAGGCACACACGATTCTAGTGGGAAGACTCCTGTTGACTATGCAAG GCAAGGAGGACACCGTGAGCTGGCCGAACGCCTCGTAGAAATACAGTACGAGCTGACGGACAGGCTGGCCTTCTACCTCTGCGGCCGGAAACCAG ATCATAAAAACGGACAGCACTTTATAATCCCTCAGATGGCAGACAG CCTGGATTTGTCTGAGTTGGCAAAAGCTGCCAAGAAGAAACTTCAGTCT CTAAGTAATCATTTGTTTGAAGAACTTGCCATGGATGTGTACGATGAAGTTGACAGACGAGAGACTGATGCAG TCTGGCTTGCCACGCAAAACCACAGCACCTTGGTAACTGAGACAACCGTCGTTCCCTTTCTTCCGGTCAACCCTGAGTACTCCTCGACACGAAACCAG GGCAGACAGAAATTAGCTCGGTTTAATGCCCATGAATTTGCTACACTGGTCATCGACATCCTCAGTGACGCCAAGAGGAGACAGCAAGGCAGTCCTCTCTCCAGGTCAAAAG ACAATGTGGAACTCATATTGAGAACAGTCAGTAACCAGCACAGCACTGAGAGCCAGGACAATGACCAGCCAGACTATGACAGCGTGGCCTCAGATGAAGACACAGACGTGGAGACCAGAGCAAGCAGGACAAACCGGCAGAAG AGCCTAGATTCAGATTTGTCAGATGGACCAGTCACTGTGCAGGAGTTTATGGAGGTCAAACACGCCCTAGTGGCTTCTGAGGCCAAGAGACAGCAGCTAATGAAGGTGAATAACAACCTGAGTGGCGAGCTGAGAATTATGCAGAAAAAG CTTCAAACTCTACAGAGTGAGAACTCAAGCCTCAGGAGACAGGCCACAGCCAGTGCCTGTCAGGTCCAGACTGCCTCTGACCACAAAGACACTGTGAGCCACTCCTCCCTGAAGCGCCGGCCATCAGCCCGGGGCAGTAGACCCATGTCCATGTATGAGACTGGATCAGGCCAGAAACCATACCTCCCAATGGGAGAAGCCAACCACCCTGAAGAAAGCCGGACAAGACTTCAGCCCTTCCCCACTCAT ATTGGGAGGAGTGCACTTGTGACCTCCTCTTcgtctctgccttccttcccctccacACTTTCCTGGTCCAGGGACGAAAGCACCCGAAGG GCCTCCAGGTTGGAGAAGCAGAACAGCACCCCAGAGAGCGATTATGACAACACTGCCTATGACCCTGAACCAGATGACACGGT GTCAGGCCGGAAGGGGCGGCAGCGGAGTATGCTCTGGCAAGGTGATGGCCCACTGCCAGACACAGCAGAGCCCCACGCGGTCCCCAGCCCCGCCCTCCCCAGCACAGAAGATGTCATCCGCAAGACTGAACAGAtcaccaaaaacatccaggagcTCCTCAGAGCAGCCCAGGAGAACAAGCATGACAG CTACATTCCCTGCTCAGAGAGGATACACGCCGCTGTGACCGAGATGGCAGCCCTGTTCCCCAAA AAACCTAAGTCTGACACGGTGAGGACTTCCCTCCGCCTACTAACGGCCAGTGCCTACCGGCTCCAGTCAGAGTGCAGAAAGGCTCTCCCAGGAGACTCGAGCTTGCCCACGGATGTGCAGCTGGTCACACAGCAGGTCATCCAGTGTGCCTATGACATTGCCAAGGCCGCCAAACAGCTGGTCACAATCACCACCAAAGAGAACAGCAGCTGA
- the Git2 gene encoding ARF GTPase-activating protein GIT2 isoform X6, translating to MSKRLRSNDVCADCSGPDPSWASVNRGTLICDECCSVHRSLGRHISQVRHLKHTPWPPTLLQMVETLYSNGANSIWEHSLLDPASVMSGRRKANPQDKVHPNKAEFIRAKYQMLAFVHRLPCRDDDSVTAKDLSKQLHSSVRTGNLETCLRLLSLGAQANFFHPEKGSTPLHVASKAGQILQAELLAVYGADPGTHDSSGKTPVDYARQGGHRELAERLVEIQYELTDRLAFYLCGRKPDHKNGQHFIIPQMADSSLDLSELAKAAKKKLQSLSNHLFEELAMDVYDEVDRRETDAVWLATQNHSTLVTETTVVPFLPVNPEYSSTRNQGRQKLARFNAHEFATLVIDILSDAKRRQQGSPLSRSKDNVELILRTVSNQHSTESQDNDQPDYDSVASDEDTDVETRASRTNRQKSLDSDLSDGPVTVQEFMEVKHALVASEAKRQQLMKLQTLQSENSSLRRQATASACQVQTASDHKDTVSHSSLKRRPSARGSRPMSMYETGSGQKPYLPMGEANHPEESRTRLQPFPTHASRLEKQNSTPESDYDNTAYDPEPDDTVSGRKGRQRSMLWQGDGPLPDTAEPHAVPSPALPSTEDVIRKTEQITKNIQELLRAAQENKHDSYIPCSERIHAAVTEMAALFPKKPKSDTVRTSLRLLTASAYRLQSECRKALPGDSSLPTDVQLVTQQVIQCAYDIAKAAKQLVTITTKENSS from the exons ATCTCCCAAGTCAGGCATCTTAAACACACACCATGGCCTCCAACCCTGCTTCAG ATGGTTGAGACCTTGTATAGCAATGGTGCTAATTCTATCTGGGAGCATTCTTTGCTGGACCCTGCTTCTGTTATGAGTGGGAGACGGAAAGCCAATCCACAGGATAAAGTCCA CCCCAATAAAGCAGAATTCATCAGAGCCAAGTATCAGATGTTAGCATTTGTACACAGATTGCCCTGCCGTGACGACGACAGTGTGACTGCCAAAGATCTTAGTAAG cAACTCCATTCAAGTGTGAGAACAGGGAATCTTGAGACCTGTCTGAGACTGTTGTCGTTAGGAGCCCAAGCCAACTTCTTCCATCCT GAAAAAGGAAGCACTCCACTCCACGTCGCCTCCAAAGCAGGACAGATCCTACAGGCTGAATTGCTGGCAGTGTACGGAGCTGACCCAGGCACACACGATTCTAGTGGGAAGACTCCTGTTGACTATGCAAG GCAAGGAGGACACCGTGAGCTGGCCGAACGCCTCGTAGAAATACAGTACGAGCTGACGGACAGGCTGGCCTTCTACCTCTGCGGCCGGAAACCAG ATCATAAAAACGGACAGCACTTTATAATCCCTCAGATGGCAGACAG CAGCCTGGATTTGTCTGAGTTGGCAAAAGCTGCCAAGAAGAAACTTCAGTCT CTAAGTAATCATTTGTTTGAAGAACTTGCCATGGATGTGTACGATGAAGTTGACAGACGAGAGACTGATGCAG TCTGGCTTGCCACGCAAAACCACAGCACCTTGGTAACTGAGACAACCGTCGTTCCCTTTCTTCCGGTCAACCCTGAGTACTCCTCGACACGAAACCAG GGCAGACAGAAATTAGCTCGGTTTAATGCCCATGAATTTGCTACACTGGTCATCGACATCCTCAGTGACGCCAAGAGGAGACAGCAAGGCAGTCCTCTCTCCAGGTCAAAAG ACAATGTGGAACTCATATTGAGAACAGTCAGTAACCAGCACAGCACTGAGAGCCAGGACAATGACCAGCCAGACTATGACAGCGTGGCCTCAGATGAAGACACAGACGTGGAGACCAGAGCAAGCAGGACAAACCGGCAGAAG AGCCTAGATTCAGATTTGTCAGATGGACCAGTCACTGTGCAGGAGTTTATGGAGGTCAAACACGCCCTAGTGGCTTCTGAGGCCAAGAGACAGCAGCTAATGAAG CTTCAAACTCTACAGAGTGAGAACTCAAGCCTCAGGAGACAGGCCACAGCCAGTGCCTGTCAGGTCCAGACTGCCTCTGACCACAAAGACACTGTGAGCCACTCCTCCCTGAAGCGCCGGCCATCAGCCCGGGGCAGTAGACCCATGTCCATGTATGAGACTGGATCAGGCCAGAAACCATACCTCCCAATGGGAGAAGCCAACCACCCTGAAGAAAGCCGGACAAGACTTCAGCCCTTCCCCACTCAT GCCTCCAGGTTGGAGAAGCAGAACAGCACCCCAGAGAGCGATTATGACAACACTGCCTATGACCCTGAACCAGATGACACGGT GTCAGGCCGGAAGGGGCGGCAGCGGAGTATGCTCTGGCAAGGTGATGGCCCACTGCCAGACACAGCAGAGCCCCACGCGGTCCCCAGCCCCGCCCTCCCCAGCACAGAAGATGTCATCCGCAAGACTGAACAGAtcaccaaaaacatccaggagcTCCTCAGAGCAGCCCAGGAGAACAAGCATGACAG CTACATTCCCTGCTCAGAGAGGATACACGCCGCTGTGACCGAGATGGCAGCCCTGTTCCCCAAA AAACCTAAGTCTGACACGGTGAGGACTTCCCTCCGCCTACTAACGGCCAGTGCCTACCGGCTCCAGTCAGAGTGCAGAAAGGCTCTCCCAGGAGACTCGAGCTTGCCCACGGATGTGCAGCTGGTCACACAGCAGGTCATCCAGTGTGCCTATGACATTGCCAAGGCCGCCAAACAGCTGGTCACAATCACCACCAAAGAGAACAGCAGCTGA
- the Git2 gene encoding ARF GTPase-activating protein GIT2 isoform X8 encodes MSKRLRSNDVCADCSGPDPSWASVNRGTLICDECCSVHRSLGRHISQVRHLKHTPWPPTLLQMVETLYSNGANSIWEHSLLDPASVMSGRRKANPQDKVHPNKAEFIRAKYQMLAFVHRLPCRDDDSVTAKDLSKQLHSSVRTGNLETCLRLLSLGAQANFFHPEKGSTPLHVASKAGQILQAELLAVYGADPGTHDSSGKTPVDYARQGGHRELAERLVEIQYELTDRLAFYLCGRKPDHKNGQHFIIPQMADSSLDLSELAKAAKKKLQSLSNHLFEELAMDVYDEVDRRETDAVWLATQNHSTLVTETTVVPFLPVNPEYSSTRNQGRQKLARFNAHEFATLVIDILSDAKRRQQGSPLSRSKDNVELILRTVSNQHSTESQDNDQPDYDSVASDEDTDVETRASRTNRQKLQTLQSENSSLRRQATASACQVQTASDHKDTVSHSSLKRRPSARGSRPMSMYETGSGQKPYLPMGEANHPEESRTRLQPFPTHIGRSALVTSSSSLPSFPSTLSWSRDESTRRASRLEKQNSTPESDYDNTAYDPEPDDTVSGRKGRQRSMLWQGDGPLPDTAEPHAVPSPALPSTEDVIRKTEQITKNIQELLRAAQENKHDSYIPCSERIHAAVTEMAALFPKKPKSDTVRTSLRLLTASAYRLQSECRKALPGDSSLPTDVQLVTQQVIQCAYDIAKAAKQLVTITTKENSS; translated from the exons ATCTCCCAAGTCAGGCATCTTAAACACACACCATGGCCTCCAACCCTGCTTCAG ATGGTTGAGACCTTGTATAGCAATGGTGCTAATTCTATCTGGGAGCATTCTTTGCTGGACCCTGCTTCTGTTATGAGTGGGAGACGGAAAGCCAATCCACAGGATAAAGTCCA CCCCAATAAAGCAGAATTCATCAGAGCCAAGTATCAGATGTTAGCATTTGTACACAGATTGCCCTGCCGTGACGACGACAGTGTGACTGCCAAAGATCTTAGTAAG cAACTCCATTCAAGTGTGAGAACAGGGAATCTTGAGACCTGTCTGAGACTGTTGTCGTTAGGAGCCCAAGCCAACTTCTTCCATCCT GAAAAAGGAAGCACTCCACTCCACGTCGCCTCCAAAGCAGGACAGATCCTACAGGCTGAATTGCTGGCAGTGTACGGAGCTGACCCAGGCACACACGATTCTAGTGGGAAGACTCCTGTTGACTATGCAAG GCAAGGAGGACACCGTGAGCTGGCCGAACGCCTCGTAGAAATACAGTACGAGCTGACGGACAGGCTGGCCTTCTACCTCTGCGGCCGGAAACCAG ATCATAAAAACGGACAGCACTTTATAATCCCTCAGATGGCAGACAG CAGCCTGGATTTGTCTGAGTTGGCAAAAGCTGCCAAGAAGAAACTTCAGTCT CTAAGTAATCATTTGTTTGAAGAACTTGCCATGGATGTGTACGATGAAGTTGACAGACGAGAGACTGATGCAG TCTGGCTTGCCACGCAAAACCACAGCACCTTGGTAACTGAGACAACCGTCGTTCCCTTTCTTCCGGTCAACCCTGAGTACTCCTCGACACGAAACCAG GGCAGACAGAAATTAGCTCGGTTTAATGCCCATGAATTTGCTACACTGGTCATCGACATCCTCAGTGACGCCAAGAGGAGACAGCAAGGCAGTCCTCTCTCCAGGTCAAAAG ACAATGTGGAACTCATATTGAGAACAGTCAGTAACCAGCACAGCACTGAGAGCCAGGACAATGACCAGCCAGACTATGACAGCGTGGCCTCAGATGAAGACACAGACGTGGAGACCAGAGCAAGCAGGACAAACCGGCAGAAG CTTCAAACTCTACAGAGTGAGAACTCAAGCCTCAGGAGACAGGCCACAGCCAGTGCCTGTCAGGTCCAGACTGCCTCTGACCACAAAGACACTGTGAGCCACTCCTCCCTGAAGCGCCGGCCATCAGCCCGGGGCAGTAGACCCATGTCCATGTATGAGACTGGATCAGGCCAGAAACCATACCTCCCAATGGGAGAAGCCAACCACCCTGAAGAAAGCCGGACAAGACTTCAGCCCTTCCCCACTCAT ATTGGGAGGAGTGCACTTGTGACCTCCTCTTcgtctctgccttccttcccctccacACTTTCCTGGTCCAGGGACGAAAGCACCCGAAGG GCCTCCAGGTTGGAGAAGCAGAACAGCACCCCAGAGAGCGATTATGACAACACTGCCTATGACCCTGAACCAGATGACACGGT GTCAGGCCGGAAGGGGCGGCAGCGGAGTATGCTCTGGCAAGGTGATGGCCCACTGCCAGACACAGCAGAGCCCCACGCGGTCCCCAGCCCCGCCCTCCCCAGCACAGAAGATGTCATCCGCAAGACTGAACAGAtcaccaaaaacatccaggagcTCCTCAGAGCAGCCCAGGAGAACAAGCATGACAG CTACATTCCCTGCTCAGAGAGGATACACGCCGCTGTGACCGAGATGGCAGCCCTGTTCCCCAAA AAACCTAAGTCTGACACGGTGAGGACTTCCCTCCGCCTACTAACGGCCAGTGCCTACCGGCTCCAGTCAGAGTGCAGAAAGGCTCTCCCAGGAGACTCGAGCTTGCCCACGGATGTGCAGCTGGTCACACAGCAGGTCATCCAGTGTGCCTATGACATTGCCAAGGCCGCCAAACAGCTGGTCACAATCACCACCAAAGAGAACAGCAGCTGA
- the Git2 gene encoding ARF GTPase-activating protein GIT2 isoform X4, with amino-acid sequence MSKRLRSNDVCADCSGPDPSWASVNRGTLICDECCSVHRSLGRHISQVRHLKHTPWPPTLLQMVETLYSNGANSIWEHSLLDPASVMSGRRKANPQDKVHPNKAEFIRAKYQMLAFVHRLPCRDDDSVTAKDLSKQLHSSVRTGNLETCLRLLSLGAQANFFHPEKGSTPLHVASKAGQILQAELLAVYGADPGTHDSSGKTPVDYARQGGHRELAERLVEIQYELTDRLAFYLCGRKPDHKNGQHFIIPQMADSSLDLSELAKAAKKKLQSLSNHLFEELAMDVYDEVDRRETDAVWLATQNHSTLVTETTVVPFLPVNPEYSSTRNQGRQKLARFNAHEFATLVIDILSDAKRRQQGSPLSRSKDNVELILRTVSNQHSTESQDNDQPDYDSVASDEDTDVETRASRTNRQKSLDSDLSDGPVTVQEFMEVKHALVASEAKRQQLMKVNNNLSGELRIMQKKLQTLQSENSSLRRQATASACQVQTASDHKDTVSHSSLKRRPSARGSRPMSMYETGSGQKPYLPMGEANHPEESRTRLQPFPTHASRLEKQNSTPESDYDNTAYDPEPDDTVSGRKGRQRSMLWQGDGPLPDTAEPHAVPSPALPSTEDVIRKTEQITKNIQELLRAAQENKHDSYIPCSERIHAAVTEMAALFPKKPKSDTVRTSLRLLTASAYRLQSECRKALPGDSSLPTDVQLVTQQVIQCAYDIAKAAKQLVTITTKENSS; translated from the exons ATCTCCCAAGTCAGGCATCTTAAACACACACCATGGCCTCCAACCCTGCTTCAG ATGGTTGAGACCTTGTATAGCAATGGTGCTAATTCTATCTGGGAGCATTCTTTGCTGGACCCTGCTTCTGTTATGAGTGGGAGACGGAAAGCCAATCCACAGGATAAAGTCCA CCCCAATAAAGCAGAATTCATCAGAGCCAAGTATCAGATGTTAGCATTTGTACACAGATTGCCCTGCCGTGACGACGACAGTGTGACTGCCAAAGATCTTAGTAAG cAACTCCATTCAAGTGTGAGAACAGGGAATCTTGAGACCTGTCTGAGACTGTTGTCGTTAGGAGCCCAAGCCAACTTCTTCCATCCT GAAAAAGGAAGCACTCCACTCCACGTCGCCTCCAAAGCAGGACAGATCCTACAGGCTGAATTGCTGGCAGTGTACGGAGCTGACCCAGGCACACACGATTCTAGTGGGAAGACTCCTGTTGACTATGCAAG GCAAGGAGGACACCGTGAGCTGGCCGAACGCCTCGTAGAAATACAGTACGAGCTGACGGACAGGCTGGCCTTCTACCTCTGCGGCCGGAAACCAG ATCATAAAAACGGACAGCACTTTATAATCCCTCAGATGGCAGACAG CAGCCTGGATTTGTCTGAGTTGGCAAAAGCTGCCAAGAAGAAACTTCAGTCT CTAAGTAATCATTTGTTTGAAGAACTTGCCATGGATGTGTACGATGAAGTTGACAGACGAGAGACTGATGCAG TCTGGCTTGCCACGCAAAACCACAGCACCTTGGTAACTGAGACAACCGTCGTTCCCTTTCTTCCGGTCAACCCTGAGTACTCCTCGACACGAAACCAG GGCAGACAGAAATTAGCTCGGTTTAATGCCCATGAATTTGCTACACTGGTCATCGACATCCTCAGTGACGCCAAGAGGAGACAGCAAGGCAGTCCTCTCTCCAGGTCAAAAG ACAATGTGGAACTCATATTGAGAACAGTCAGTAACCAGCACAGCACTGAGAGCCAGGACAATGACCAGCCAGACTATGACAGCGTGGCCTCAGATGAAGACACAGACGTGGAGACCAGAGCAAGCAGGACAAACCGGCAGAAG AGCCTAGATTCAGATTTGTCAGATGGACCAGTCACTGTGCAGGAGTTTATGGAGGTCAAACACGCCCTAGTGGCTTCTGAGGCCAAGAGACAGCAGCTAATGAAGGTGAATAACAACCTGAGTGGCGAGCTGAGAATTATGCAGAAAAAG CTTCAAACTCTACAGAGTGAGAACTCAAGCCTCAGGAGACAGGCCACAGCCAGTGCCTGTCAGGTCCAGACTGCCTCTGACCACAAAGACACTGTGAGCCACTCCTCCCTGAAGCGCCGGCCATCAGCCCGGGGCAGTAGACCCATGTCCATGTATGAGACTGGATCAGGCCAGAAACCATACCTCCCAATGGGAGAAGCCAACCACCCTGAAGAAAGCCGGACAAGACTTCAGCCCTTCCCCACTCAT GCCTCCAGGTTGGAGAAGCAGAACAGCACCCCAGAGAGCGATTATGACAACACTGCCTATGACCCTGAACCAGATGACACGGT GTCAGGCCGGAAGGGGCGGCAGCGGAGTATGCTCTGGCAAGGTGATGGCCCACTGCCAGACACAGCAGAGCCCCACGCGGTCCCCAGCCCCGCCCTCCCCAGCACAGAAGATGTCATCCGCAAGACTGAACAGAtcaccaaaaacatccaggagcTCCTCAGAGCAGCCCAGGAGAACAAGCATGACAG CTACATTCCCTGCTCAGAGAGGATACACGCCGCTGTGACCGAGATGGCAGCCCTGTTCCCCAAA AAACCTAAGTCTGACACGGTGAGGACTTCCCTCCGCCTACTAACGGCCAGTGCCTACCGGCTCCAGTCAGAGTGCAGAAAGGCTCTCCCAGGAGACTCGAGCTTGCCCACGGATGTGCAGCTGGTCACACAGCAGGTCATCCAGTGTGCCTATGACATTGCCAAGGCCGCCAAACAGCTGGTCACAATCACCACCAAAGAGAACAGCAGCTGA